The sequence ACCAGGATTGTCCTTCGACCATCCAAGAACAGGGCTCCCTACTCCCAGCTGTGGAAGACAGACTGCAGCGTTAAGCACTCTCTGCTCTCAGGGTATTGCTGTTGGTAGTGCACatcgtgtgtgcatgtgctgtagtgcgtgcgtgtgtacgcAGCCTTTGCTTACTGCACCACGTGACTTCTGACTATTTTAGCCTAGGCGGCCATCTGATCGCTCGCTTTGCATTAAATATAGCGCCCATACTCACGCTGCTCGCAGATAACTCCGTTGTGCTCGAGTCGCAGAAAGCAGATTTCACACATCTCACTGTCGTGTTTGTGATGTGGCACCAGGAGCGCAGTTAGTGCCTTCAGGTAGGAGCCATCATTACTGTTAATAACGTTTCACGTGAAAGCTGCTGCGACCGACTTCCTGATGGGAAAACTGAGCAGTGTATTCCAGGGTTGTTGTGCATTGTGGTCCAGGAAAGACTGTAGTTCTGCGAACTTCTGTGCCATGAAGAAGCTAGACGATGGGATTCAACTCTTTATGTTTGCATGGCTGTACCCCATACCTGTTTCCAATACAGTATGAGTGTTAGTCAGTTTGGATTGTCATGCTCCCATCAGATCGTATCGCCCTGCCTACAACCCCTATGCCTCCCCAAGCACACATGATGTCTCAACTGTTTTTGTTATGCTTTCTTTAAAGTGACCTAATGCAACACAAGATCAAACATCATAAAAGAGGAACATTATTGACAATATGTTGAAAAAATAAGTTTTTGATATTTCACCAGCCATCTTAACCCAGCTGAGAGTGTTGAGGCTGGCAGGAAATTTTTTTGTCTCTGGGTGGAAGTGATGCCACAGGATGAATTGGAAACCACGCCCCCTACCAGTAAGCCCATTGGTATGGCGTTGCGTATTTGACTTGGGATTCTATTTTTGGCAGACACAAAGAGAAGGAGGTCAAAGAGTACAAGGCCGCTTCCTTGAGCTGAGGGGAAGAAGGGTGGTGttggtggagggggtggggggagttaATGAGATCAGTGGTACCACCCTAACTGCATGGTTTGGAGGCAGGCCACCAGAGCCACCCGGGGCCCCCCCAAACCTCAGTGCACCTGGATGAGGGAGTGGTTCTTTTCCCCATCGTCTTCAGTCTGTGGTCGCCTCTTTGGTCACACAGCTGTGCCGTTGTGTCACCCTTCCAGCCGTGCCTCCGGCGGCTGTGACCCGGCCTCCCCGCTGCTGCTCCCGGTTACTGACCCAGACATCCGAGCCTCCGGGTGACTGGCCAGGCTGAATACCCGGGCCGCGCGCCTTTGTTCGCTTGGGCCCGGCACATTCAGGGCAAAAACAATGCCGTGCCGAGACAGTGGCCTCAGCGCTGGGGGGGGCGCCGGGGAGATGAGAGGGCCTGGAATGCTttcagagagacggggggggtggggggggggtggaatgcCTGTTcactcccacctccccccctcccactgcaGAATCTGCAGTCCCAATTCCAGGAAGCGTTACCCAGTGACACAGACACGGCAACACCTAACCTCCCCTTAATGATAAACTGAAGAAATCTATTTTCGGCCTGTCAGAGACGGCATTGTTTGagagctgctgtgtgttcctcCCCGCTCCGCTCAGCTGGGCAGGCCCCGGACGGGACGGGGGCcggggagtgggaggggccgCTGGACTTTGTCACCTTGTTTTCTCATGGCTCTGCTGCTAAACGGTTGTAATTAGAGTGCGGCTGTATGGAGGATCCGGCGGACTAGCTTCTGCTTTTcccagcagggagagagaaagggagagtgcGGTTCGGATTCCAAGGTTGGTGAATTTTGGCTTGTCTCTGCCGCGGATGTTCATTTTCTTGTCTCTTGTGAGATTTACCGCATTGGCATAACTGCATCGAGTATTCATTCCTGTGGCTCTTTAAGGGAACTTGTAGCATTCTGTTCACGAAGTCCCACCACAGTTCACCCCCTGTTTAGAGCCTATATGACACtagagaggagaggggtgcTGTTGATGATACTCGCTCTATGAAGCCCTTTTGAACCCTATGGAGGTGGTTCAAGAGGGTCGGATCaaggctggagctggagctttCTTCCAACAGCACGCAGGGTTGAACTGCTGAACAGGGCAGGCTTACTGCCAGACAGCTGCAGAGGCAACACGCAGGGCTCTCCACTCAATGCCTGCAGGAAGGTCCCTGgtctgaaaaatgtcattgacCCATTTACAGCGTACTGGCTGATATGCCAAAAGCTGGGTCCTTTTACTGAGGACCCATTACAGGCTGCCATGCTGGGCATAGCGATGACTGTGGGTAGCGATGACTATTCTCTTGGCTGGGGGCGCGTCAGTGTTTCAGTATGTTTCAGTGTGCGTCTGTGCATGTCTGcgctgtgcttgtgtgtgtgtgtgtgtctgcggtGTTGCCTGCTTGTGTTCTTACCCTGAGGATCTCACCGTCTTTGTGCAGGCGGTGCCGGTGAAGCTGTCCCTGGACGCCCTGCTGCAGATGTCTGGCTCTCAGGTGCGGGAAACAATGAGAAGACTGGGTTCCAGCACAGAGGAGTGCTCCCGGCTCACCGCTGCCCTCTCCTGCCTGAAGAGCGCTACTGAATCAGGTGGGTCACAgcccacactgccaccccctaTTGGAAGGGTGGGGGAACGGGGTCTTCACGAGTGGCGGGTCGTAAATGTTGAAAATTCTGAAAGGTTTTTGTGTTCAATGTAACAAATAAACCTGTTAGAAATTGCTTTGGACATGTTCGGCACAGGGTTCTgaaggagagggtggagctCATGATTTCATTTGTCCCATAGGAGGGGAGCTGAGAGACGACGGGGTGCCTTGGATTTCGGAGCCCACCCGACGAGACAGCGGCACCTTGGCCCCCGTGGACCAGCTGTCCTGCCCTGGAGGGCCGCTGCGGtcccacagcccctcccccctggcCCGCCCCCTCGGCActccctccgccccctccaccccctgcaaTCCCTGCACCCATCCACGCTCCGTGTCCACGTCGGCCGCACCCTCCTCCGATGGGGGGCCATGCTTCTACGGCGAAGGCCTGTCCgaccccttccccccctccccacggCCCGGCCGGATCCCCGGCCATGCCGCCACGCCCCCCATCACCCCGCCCTCCAAGAGACGCCACAGGCTGAAGCCGCCCTGCACGCCGCCGCCTCCCTCCAGGAAAGTGCTGCACCTGCTCCCCAACATCACCCTCACCCGCAGCAAGAGCCACGAGTCGCAGCTGGGCAACCGCATCGAGGAGCCGCCCATCAACAAGTAGGTCCCGGCCACGTGCCCCACCTCTGCGCAGATCGTGTCAGTCCAGTTCAGGGGCGTAGCAACAGCGCGGCAATTACAGAAGTATGAGGTCATAGCTGTTGAAGGCACGAGTATAACAAGGCTCGCGCTGCCTCAGAATATCGcgtcctgtctgtctttgtggtgCGCACCGAGGCCTAATCCTTCCGGATTATTCTATGTCATTGTGAAACAGGAGGCACCTCGGCTTGCCTTTCATGTGAGGACAGGTCCCTCCTCCCCTCCGAGCGCACTCCGTGTTTGACGTACCACTCTACCAGGAACGGGCTTGTGCCATCACCCCGGGGCAGCCGTTCGCGGAAATGTGCCCCTTGCCGCCCTCGGCAGTGCAGTTTCACAGTCATTGCGGTTATTGAAATGCGCTGCGGTGTGCAGTAAGGTGCGTCCAGGGCCAGAGCCGTAGCGGGAGTGAGATGCGGCCAGGCGCCGGGGCCAGGGAGGGCTGGGCTGGCAGACCGCATTCTTGACCACCTGCCAGAGGGAGAAGATCTCTCTCAGCCCTCAGGCCGCAGGCGGGCGTGGCGCAGGCCTCCCTGTGCTGAGACTTGCTGTCTCCCCGACTCTTCCCCTCACCGGCAGCACCGCTGCCCATGGGCTTCAGCCACCCTCCGTATTTGCATCTTTCGCGGGAGAGTTTCTCTGAACTGAGAAAGGGCGGGATTCTTCCAAGCTGAAACTAACTTGAGGCGCTAACACTTTCGCTCTGTTTCCCTGATACGTTTCACCTGAAAGATTTCTGCAATCCTGTCTGGCACCTTTGTGGATTGTTAATTGTTAGCCCGGTGTGCCGCCGTCGTACCCTATCTTAGCTTATGCGTTGAAACCGTAAGGAGGAAGAGGACTGCGGTTGACTGCGGGTGGATGAGGCGCTAAGGTGCTAACCTTGCTCACCCTCCCTCACTTGCAGGTGCGCGAAGAAGAACAAGCTGTTCCTGAACGTGCACATCAATGGCAGCGGGAACGGGTGCGAGGACTCGCCCTCGCGCTCGCCACTGCTCTCCGCCCGCACCCCCGGGGCAGCCCAGACCCCCGCCACTGCCCCCTACACGCTGCCGGGCACCCCCACCCTGCTGGAGGAGCACAGCAGCCTCAAGAGTGAGTCCCTCTAcccagcatacacacacacacacacacacacacagcacacggcCCTCACATACAGTCCTCTCCCTTTGTTTGTACTCTCACTTTGTTTACAGGGTTAAAGGTCCAGGTGGAATTCCCCTTCTCTTTTGTAAAAACCCCACACAAGTGTGTTTGTTACGCCAGTAAATGGATAACGGCCTTGGTAATTCAGTAACTCTGTGGGGTGCTGGGCCATACATGGGAGCCTTAGGTGAAAGCAGAGACACAGTATGTGTTAATTCTCTTTATGTAAAGGAGCAGTCAAATTTCGTAATGCTCCTCTGCAGATAAACGGGCAGGCAGAGTCTGCAGTAAACCTCTTTTCGGTAAAGGAGTAGCTACTGTCAACAGTAGTCCTGTTAAGTAAAGGGCCAGTCTGCAGTAGTTCTCTGTATGCAGTCACACAGactgctgtactgtacacacagactCCTTCGTTAGACCTCTTTATTTAAAGAGATATGTTAACATTTACACTtaacatttactcatttggcaggggctgttatccagagcgaccaACAAAGAATGAGTACAAAGTACGTCTGATTAAGTTACGTGGAAGATGGTGCATACAGGACAGGGCTGACCGTGCTCAAACATTTGTCGGCCCCTTACACAGTGCTGGGATGACTAGTGCACACGTGCTTCAATAATGTCACAAGAGACGACCCGAAGAGCAATATACCCTACTATAAAACTAAAGTGCTCTACACTAGAATAGGTTGAGTCAACAGTAGATCTCTTTAGATAAAGTGGTACATGCAGTCTACACTGGACCTCTTCAAATAAAGCTGTAGGTATGATATACAGAAGGCCTCTTTAGGCAGGTCTTCAGTAGGAGTACCGTACTGCTGGTGCTCAGGGATGATGTGGTCAGAAGGAATGTTGGTGTCAGTGTAGTGGAATGGCAGGCAGCCTTGGCCACACGTAGTGTGGGAAAGTTTTCTGACTTAATCTTCCAAACTGTAAAACCACGCTATAACCCCGGCCTCCCCTCTCTAGAGGTCACTCTGACATCATCGCATACTTTCAAACATTAGCAGTCTCAACCTAGTCACACTGGCTGTTAGGGGAATAGCTTCAGTTGAAGGCACATTGTATGGAGAACAGACAGCGCTACTGCGCTGCtgtaattcaaaacaaatgtcatttttggaCACATCGGTGCTGAAATTCAGTTCTGTCGCTGCATTTGCCTGAATAAACTTTGAATGTCAAtgaatattttttcctcttactCTACATAATTTTTTAGCCTACATTCTTGTTTTTCATATGTATTTGCAAATCCAAATGTTAACTGTGAATTTAATCCGAACTTGCTGACTACATTCTGTCAAATCCAGAGTCTAAGTATGGGTGAGTGTTCGGGTCTCTCGCTGCTTTCATTGGTAGGTGTTCTTCCACTCCTTCACtctcacaaccccccccccccccttactctctctttctcttcctcaagATAATCTTGCAGTGCATCGGAGCTCTCCGCAGACGATGAGGCGGGACATCGGCCTAGCCGTCACACACAGGTAGGCCACAGCtagctgtccctctctgtctcacctgagAGTAAGCTTCTCTCACAGATCCCATCAGCCCTTGATCCTCCTGCTCCAGCGTTTTTTCAACAAATGCTCCTTTTGACTTCTTTTTAAGGTTTTCGACCAAATCCTGGCTCTCACAGACGTGTCAGGTGTGTCAGAAGAACATGATGTTTGGGGTGAAATGCAAACactgcaggtgagagggtggAGCCTTCTTCAAAAGGCGCCCCACAATTGGATACTGCATTTGTCAATTCTACGGTTTCATGTGCTAATTGGTGAATTTCTCGCTCCAGGCTAAAGTGCCATAACAAATGTACGAAAGAAGCCCCTTCCTGCAGAATATCTTTCCTCCCAAGTAAGCCCCGTTACACCAACAGTTCTTATCCTCTTTGCTAAGCTGTGTTAACAATAACTATGAGCCCCAATGCCTGCTCATGCGGTTGTCTGCAAATTATGTCTCCAGTTGCAAAAATCAGAAGGACCGAGTCTGTACCCTCGGACATCAACAACCCCGTGGACCGGCCTGCCGAGGCGCCGCAGTTCGGCACGTTACCAAAGGCAATAACCAAAAAGGTGAGGCCGGCACAGCTGTGCAAACAATACTCGTGTATGAACTGTTTCCTTGCTGGAGTTTGTCTGATTCTGTAGTGCCTGATGTGCATCAGTGTGAATAGATTATATTCCTCTTTCTGTGTTCATGGTGATCGCTTCACCCAATGTTTGTAGTTACTGTCcgcttttgtttgtgtgtctttggaCATATCTTTTGGACAGTCAAGTTTGCGTCTTTGTTAAGCTGATATGGGGGtagtgtctttgtttttgtttgttgtcttcTGATCACGGTCAGTTTGCATCCCTGTTTCTATGATCAAGGTCACACTCTGTTTCCCTCTTAGGAGCACCCCCCGGTACTGAACCAGCTGGACTCCAGCAGTAACCcttcctccaccacctcctccacgCCCTCATCACCCGCCCCGTTCCAGCAGAGCAACCCCCCCAGCGCCACGCCGCCCCCCAACCCGTCGCCCAAGGGCCCCCGGGACAACCGCTTCCACTTCCCAGGTGAGCCCCCCGACGACAGCGGACGCCAGAAGCCCATACTAAAACCCACAGACGCGCGGGTTCCGTCCTCAGAATACCTTTCCATTGGTTCATTGGTGGCGGAGTGGCGCGGAGGTGCAGCGGGTGAAATGGCTTTTCTAACccaatgtctctctctcctctcctccgtGCTTGTTGActtccttccccctccccttctaCTCATAAGCTGCCTGCTACTTTCAGCATAGACAGCAGTTTATCTTCCCCGGTGAGTTAACATCACTCCCTGACCGTTGTGATTCCCACATCCGCCCTGCTCGTACCTcccgctgtctctctccagtgtgCCCTTGATGTCGGCGAGTGATTGCACAAGTCTGTGAATGGATGGTGTTTCATAGGTGGAGAGTTAGAGAGCGTGTATTTGTGCAAAGCTTGGCTCTGAGCCTCCGTGCGGAGGGCCTTTTGTTGTGGTTTGTTGCATGTTGTGAGTTTGGTGTGCATGGCACGTACCTGCCCTCTGGTGGGTAACATTTGGAGCTGCATCACTCTAGTTACATTGCCTGTGAATGCGGTCTTGTGTCAACTGAATTCAGCCAGAACTGCACCaaaaaccttgaaaaaaaagcaggcaagGGGACTATACCTTCCCATAAGAATTATGGCTTGGCAGAGGAAAACCTGACCTCTTTTCTTTTATGTCATACGTTactcatgttcatgtttttttcctcatacagATGTGCCTGGctccccctctctgcactcAGAAGGCACGGAGGGCTCAGTGTAAGTCAGCGCTGCTCCTGTCAGTCACAGGGTCACAGCTTTGCAAAGGCATTAGTTATGATGAAGAAGTCTCTAATACACAGCCGTTTCTTGTAGCACAGCCTGCTCCTTACATGTTAGTTCGTAACACAGTGCTGTTATATAGATCCATCCAGATCTCGCAAACCCTGAAGTGAATTTACTGAGGTTCTCTCAatcctctgtctctgcagtgagACGGAGCCGTCAGGGGACGACCCCAAGTCACTGCTGGCAGGCAATGGTGATGTTGAGGTATGTTCCCAGCAGCCCTTGGGAGATGTGCAGAAGAGTGGTACTAAGCAGCATGTGTGTCACCTTGAGAAACTAAACCACAGCTCTAATGCTACTTCTATTGTATTAATCCTCACTTTACTTGTATGTCATTTAGCATTTGTGCACCTGCGGGGGCTGGACAAGTGTTCTACTTTCTGCTGCACTGGGGTGTTTTGTTAATGGTGAAAAATGATAAAcggaggagaagaaaggagacCCCATTGTTATTTTGCCCAGCATTGATTTTTAACCCATCAGATATTGGAAGGCACAGCAAAATGACTAAAGACTTTCCAATAGATAGATAGCAGGGACAATCATCCTGTAACTGGATGCCTGTATGCTTTTCCTTTAGGAGgttgatgaagaggaggaggtggaagaggacGAAGAtgcaggggaggaggaagaggaggaggaggaggaaggggagggggaggttgaggggaaggggggttCGGACGGGGAGGGCGACCGGGACGAGCTGGATGACCTGCCGAGCCCGCGGGGCAGCCACTGGAAGGGCCCCATCTCGCGCAAGGCCAGCCAGACCAGCGTGTACCTGCAGGAGTGGGACATTCCCTTCGAGCAGCTGGACCTGGGCGAGCTCATCGGCAAGGGCCGCTGGGGCAAGGTGCACAAGGGCCGCTGGCACGGCGAGGTGGCCATCCGGCTGCTAGAGATCGACGGCAACAACCAGGACCACCTGAAGCTCTTCAAGAAGGAGGTGATGAACTACCGGCAGACTCGGCACGAGAACGTGGTGCTGTTCATGGGAGCCTGCATGGCCCCTCCCCACCTCGCCATCATCACCAGGTGAGTCCTGCCTGTCTGACTATTCACTCTGATTGCACACTGATTTAGTCACTCCCTCGGCATAACAGCTATAACCACGCACATTAGCATCGTGCCCAGTCACTTACTGACAGTTCTATATCCTGTGTGACGTTATTGAAAATTGCCTTACTTGGTCATAGCATCATGGTCATGGTTACGGTTAGCCATGAATTAGATGCTGTGTTCCTCTCTTTACTTTCAGAATGTGTCTTTTGACAATGATTTATTACATGTTCAACTGAAGTTTTCCCATGCCATGTTTACGTCGCGTTTCCTTGAATTTTTCCAGTTTCTGTAAAGGACGGACACTATACTCGGTTGTGAGAGATACCAAAAACACGCTGGACATCAACAAGACCAGGCAAATTGCTCAGGAAATCGTAAAGGTAGCTGCTTGGTTATTACGATCTCCTTTGATACAGAATGTTAAGTGCTACAGAGAGTTTACTCTCTGTGCATTGCTGTCTTGCCTTTATATGTGACTGCCTCGGCTTTCCCTTGCAGGGAATGGGCTATCTGCATGCTAAGGGCATAGTGCACAAGGATCTGAAGTCAAAGAACGTGTTTCACGACACAAACAAAGTCGTCATTGCAGATTTTGGGCTCTTTGGGATCTCTGGAGTGGTTCAGGAAGGGAGGTAAGGACAACTATGGTGTGCCGGACCCTTCGGTAAAAAGCGGGCTGATTTTACAGCCTCCTTTAACGAGCAGAGATGAACAAGTCAGTCCGCACGGGTCAGGGGCAGTTCAGTGCTGACCCTGGGTGGGCGTGTCCATGTGTCTGTAGGCGGGAGAATGAGCTGAAGCTGCCGCATGGCTGGATCTGCTACCTGGCCCCTGAGATTGTGCGCCGGATGCGCCCAGGAAACTACGAGGATCGCCTGCCCTTCTCCTACTCTGCAGACGTCTACGCCTTTGGGTGAGCCACAACACCAGTGCCCCCACCCTCATCACCTTTCACATCTCCCTGTTTTGCAAGCTgatgggggcagcagtgtagcataatggtagGGAACAGGGCTCGTAAATGAAAGGtggctggttcagttccccgctgctgtacccttggggaaggtactcaacctgcaattgcctcagtgaatgtcCAGCGGGATAAACGAATAGCATGTAAAG comes from Megalops cyprinoides isolate fMegCyp1 chromosome 3, fMegCyp1.pri, whole genome shotgun sequence and encodes:
- the LOC118775423 gene encoding kinase suppressor of Ras 1-like isoform X3 gives rise to the protein MDSVSGKGGKMVESDEQSERASGGGAAMAALHQCELIQNMIEISISSLQGLRTKCAASNDLTQQEIRTLEVKLVKYICKQLHCKQKVPESERPPALESYPRLKDWLRTINLRPELIEAVPVKLSLDALLQMSGSQVRETMRRLGSSTEECSRLTAALSCLKSATESGGELRDDGVPWISEPTRRDSGTLAPVDQLSCPGGPLRSHSPSPLARPLGTPSAPSTPCNPCTHPRSVSTSAAPSSDGGPCFYGEGLSDPFPPSPRPGRIPGHAATPPITPPSKRRHRLKPPCTPPPPSRKVLHLLPNITLTRSKSHESQLGNRIEEPPINKCAKKNKLFLNVHINGSGNGCEDSPSRSPLLSARTPGAAQTPATAPYTLPGTPTLLEEHSSLKNNLAVHRSSPQTMRRDIGLAVTHRFSTKSWLSQTCQVCQKNMMFGVKCKHCRLKCHNKCTKEAPSCRISFLPIAKIRRTESVPSDINNPVDRPAEAPQFGTLPKAITKKEHPPVLNQLDSSSNPSSTTSSTPSSPAPFQQSNPPSATPPPNPSPKGPRDNRFHFPDVPGSPSLHSEGTEGSVETEPSGDDPKSLLAGNGDVEEVDEEEEVEEDEDAGEEEEEEEEEGEGEVEGKGGSDGEGDRDELDDLPSPRGSHWKGPISRKASQTSVYLQEWDIPFEQLDLGELIGKGRWGKVHKGRWHGEVAIRLLEIDGNNQDHLKLFKKEVMNYRQTRHENVVLFMGACMAPPHLAIITSFCKGRTLYSVVRDTKNTLDINKTRQIAQEIVKGMGYLHAKGIVHKDLKSKNVFHDTNKVVIADFGLFGISGVVQEGRRENELKLPHGWICYLAPEIVRRMRPGNYEDRLPFSYSADVYAFGTIWYELQARDWPITNQPVEATIWQVGSGEGIKKVLAEISLGKEVTEILSACWAYDRQARPTFTQLAEMLEKLPKLNRRLSHPGHFWKSAEYVS
- the LOC118775423 gene encoding kinase suppressor of Ras 1-like isoform X1 — protein: MDSVSGKGGKMVESDEQSERASGGGAAMAALHQCELIQNMIEISISSLQGLRTKCAASNDLTQQEIRTLEVKLVKYICKQLHCKQKVPESERPPALESYPRLKDWLRTINLRPELIEAVPVKLSLDALLQMSGSQVRETMRRLGSSTEECSRLTAALSCLKSATESGGELRDDGVPWISEPTRRDSGTLAPVDQLSCPGGPLRSHSPSPLARPLGTPSAPSTPCNPCTHPRSVSTSAAPSSDGGPCFYGEGLSDPFPPSPRPGRIPGHAATPPITPPSKRRHRLKPPCTPPPPSRKVLHLLPNITLTRSKSHESQLGNRIEEPPINKCAKKNKLFLNVHINGSGNGCEDSPSRSPLLSARTPGAAQTPATAPYTLPGTPTLLEEHSSLKNNLAVHRSSPQTMRRDIGLAVTHRFSTKSWLSQTCQVCQKNMMFGVKCKHCRLKCHNKCTKEAPSCRISFLPIAKIRRTESVPSDINNPVDRPAEAPQFGTLPKAITKKEHPPVLNQLDSSSNPSSTTSSTPSSPAPFQQSNPPSATPPPNPSPKGPRDNRFHFPAACYFQHRQQFIFPDVPGSPSLHSEGTEGSVETEPSGDDPKSLLAGNGDVEEVDEEEEVEEDEDAGEEEEEEEEEGEGEVEGKGGSDGEGDRDELDDLPSPRGSHWKGPISRKASQTSVYLQEWDIPFEQLDLGELIGKGRWGKVHKGRWHGEVAIRLLEIDGNNQDHLKLFKKEVMNYRQTRHENVVLFMGACMAPPHLAIITSFCKGRTLYSVVRDTKNTLDINKTRQIAQEIVKGMGYLHAKGIVHKDLKSKNVFHDTNKVVIADFGLFGISGVVQEGRRENELKLPHGWICYLAPEIVRRMRPGNYEDRLPFSYSADVYAFGTIWYELQARDWPITNQPVEATIWQVGSGEGIKKVLAEISLGKEVTEILSACWAYDRQARPTFTQLAEMLEKLPKLNRRLSHPGHFWKSAEYVS
- the LOC118775423 gene encoding kinase suppressor of Ras 1-like isoform X2 — translated: MDSVSGKGGKMVESDEQSERASGGGAAMAALHQCELIQNMIEISISSLQGLRTKCAASNDLTQQEIRTLEVKLVKYICKQLHCKQKVPESERPPALESYPRLKDWLRTINLRPELIEAVPVKLSLDALLQMSGSQVRETMRRLGSSTEECSRLTAALSCLKSATESGGELRDDGVPWISEPTRRDSGTLAPVDQLSCPGGPLRSHSPSPLARPLGTPSAPSTPCNPCTHPRSVSTSAAPSSDGGPCFYGEGLSDPFPPSPRPGRIPGHAATPPITPPSKRRHRLKPPCTPPPPSRKVLHLLPNITLTRSKSHESQLGNRIEEPPINKCAKKNKLFLNVHINGSGNGCEDSPSRSPLLSARTPGAAQTPATAPYTLPGTPTLLEEHSSLKNNLAVHRSSPQTMRRDIGLAVTHRFSTKSWLSQTCQVCQKNMMFGVKCKHCRLKCHNKCTKEAPSCRISFLPIAKIRRTESVPSDINNPVDRPAEAPQFGTLPKAITKKEHPPVLNQLDSSSNPSSTTSSTPSSPAPFQQSNPPSATPPPNPSPKGPRDNRFHFPAACYFQHRQQFIFPDVPGSPSLHSEGTEGSVETEPSGDDPKSLLAGNGDVEEVDEEEEVEEDEDAGEEEEEEEEEGEGEVEGKGGSDGEGDRDELDDLPSPRGSHWKGPISRKASQTSVYLQEWDIPFEQLDLGELIGKGRWGKVHKGRWHGEVAIRLLEIDGNNQDHLKLFKKEVMNYRQTRHENVVLFMGACMAPPHLAIITSFCKGRTLYSVVRDTKNTLDINKTRQIAQEIVKGMGYLHAKGIVHKDLKSKNVFHDTNKVVIADFGLFGISGVVQEGRRENELKLPHGWICYLAPEIVRRMRPGNYEDRLPFSYSADVYAFGTIWYELQARDWPITNQPVEATIWQVGSGEGIKKVLAEISLGKEVTEILSACWAYDRQARPTFTQLAEMLEKLPKLNRRLSHPGHFWKSAEL